The Phycisphaerales bacterium AB-hyl4 genome contains a region encoding:
- a CDS encoding type II secretion system protein — MKRKQGFTLIELLVVISIIALLIAILLPALSSARATAMRIQCASNLRQLLIVNMLYAEDHNDYPLADDKDAPSNGPMWTELVHFYVGHQSNNAPVELLQCPSTPFENTANWHSSYGANWMISDGRWIHDQMGFPRISQMPSPSATIMFVDWGRANGRIAQAYAIERLTKPFDEVFVHYPGGVGGNDGRSSDAYVDGHVKSGLTVDTWNAPNIVSQWESSIPEDGQHWNPWKGQWPG, encoded by the coding sequence ATGAAGCGAAAGCAAGGATTCACTCTCATCGAACTTCTTGTTGTAATATCTATTATCGCATTGTTGATTGCCATACTTCTGCCGGCACTGAGTAGCGCCCGTGCAACGGCGATGCGTATTCAGTGCGCATCCAACCTTCGCCAGTTGCTGATCGTAAACATGCTTTATGCGGAAGACCACAATGACTATCCGCTGGCTGATGACAAAGATGCGCCATCCAACGGCCCCATGTGGACGGAGCTTGTTCATTTTTACGTAGGCCATCAATCAAACAATGCACCGGTTGAACTTCTCCAATGCCCGAGCACGCCGTTTGAAAACACGGCCAACTGGCACAGCAGCTATGGAGCAAACTGGATGATTTCGGATGGCCGTTGGATTCACGACCAGATGGGTTTTCCGCGAATCAGTCAGATGCCCTCCCCGAGTGCAACCATCATGTTTGTCGATTGGGGACGGGCCAACGGTCGAATCGCCCAGGCTTACGCGATCGAAAGACTCACCAAGCCCTTTGATGAGGTGTTCGTTCATTACCCCGGGGGCGTCGGTGGTAATGACGGCCGCTCTTCCGATGCCTATGTCGACGGCCACGTGAAAAGTGGCCTGACGGTAGACACATGGAACGCTCCCAACATCGTCAGCCAGTGGGAAAGTTCAATTCCAGAAGATGGACAGCACTGGAACCCGTGGAAAGGGCAATGGCCAGGCTGA